In one Streptomyces sp. NBC_01288 genomic region, the following are encoded:
- a CDS encoding class I SAM-dependent methyltransferase codes for MARQLDEQIAGRYPVGRRLRVLDVGMGQGTQALRLARAGHQVTGLEQEPKMVAAARESLSGEPEGIRERVRIIEGDGRDTGVHFLPGSFDVVLCHGVLMYVSEPDPLLAGLARMLAPGGLLSLLVRNADALAMRPGLSWDWAATAAAFDSAAYRNRLGIDARADRLDTLTATLAGIGAPLQSWYGVRVFTDTAPEGAEIPADVEPLLAAEERAGRTDPYRAVAALLHLCGVRG; via the coding sequence GTGGCCCGGCAGCTCGACGAGCAGATAGCCGGTCGGTATCCGGTCGGCCGGCGGTTGCGGGTGCTCGACGTCGGGATGGGCCAGGGCACGCAGGCACTGCGGCTGGCCCGGGCCGGGCATCAGGTGACCGGGCTCGAACAGGAACCGAAGATGGTCGCCGCGGCCCGTGAGTCGCTGTCCGGCGAGCCCGAGGGCATCCGGGAGCGGGTCCGCATCATCGAGGGCGACGGCCGGGACACCGGCGTGCACTTCCTGCCGGGCAGCTTCGACGTCGTGCTCTGTCATGGCGTACTGATGTACGTGTCCGAGCCCGATCCGCTGCTCGCGGGTCTCGCCCGAATGCTGGCGCCGGGCGGGCTGCTGTCGCTGCTCGTGCGGAACGCCGACGCGTTGGCCATGCGGCCCGGGCTGTCCTGGGACTGGGCGGCCACGGCGGCCGCTTTCGACTCGGCCGCGTACCGCAATCGGCTCGGCATCGACGCGCGGGCGGACCGGCTGGACACACTGACGGCGACGCTGGCGGGGATCGGGGCGCCGTTGCAGTCCTGGTACGGCGTGCGGGTCTTCACCGACACGGCTCCGGAAGGGGCCGAGATCCCGGCGGACGTCGAGCCGCTGCTGGCCGCCGAGGAGCGGGCCGGGCGGACGGATCCGTACCGGGCGGTGGCCGCGCTGCTGCATCTGTGCGGCGTGCGGGGCTGA
- a CDS encoding DUF3043 domain-containing protein, giving the protein MTSFSVPLQTSGVAGSFPTGLGSNPIHPLPLGFVFRSRAKEEKAASTDKVSLTDSTMPRDPQAPKGRPTPKRSESQTQRRSVANTSMSRKDASKRQRDERRTAMEKQRQALSGRGNERDLPLRDRGPIRKFGRDYIDSRINIAEFFLPLAVVILVLSVVQIPALQNIALLLWLVVIVLIVVDSFWSVFRLRKLLAERFPGQDTKGTVWYALMRSLQMRRLRLPKPQVKRGERP; this is encoded by the coding sequence ATGACGTCCTTCTCTGTCCCCCTACAGACGAGCGGTGTTGCCGGATCGTTCCCCACAGGGCTGGGGTCCAACCCCATTCACCCCTTACCCTTGGGTTTTGTGTTCCGTAGCCGCGCCAAGGAAGAGAAGGCAGCGTCCACCGACAAGGTGTCGCTGACCGACTCCACAATGCCCCGAGACCCTCAGGCCCCGAAGGGTCGGCCCACGCCCAAGCGCAGTGAGTCCCAGACTCAGCGCCGCAGCGTCGCCAACACCTCGATGTCGCGCAAGGACGCCTCCAAGCGCCAGCGCGACGAGCGGCGCACGGCGATGGAGAAGCAGCGCCAGGCGCTCTCCGGCCGTGGCAACGAGCGGGATCTGCCCCTCCGTGACAGGGGTCCGATCCGCAAGTTCGGGCGTGACTACATCGACTCGCGCATCAACATCGCCGAGTTCTTCCTGCCGCTGGCCGTGGTGATCCTCGTGCTCAGCGTGGTGCAGATCCCCGCACTCCAGAACATCGCGCTGCTGCTGTGGCTCGTGGTGATCGTGCTGATCGTGGTCGACTCCTTCTGGAGCGTGTTCCGGCTGCGCAAGCTGCTCGCCGAGCGCTTCCCGGGCCAGGACACCAAGGGCACGGTCTGGTACGCCCTCATGCGCTCCCTCCAGATGCGTCGACTCCGGCTGCCGAAGCCGCAGGTCAAGCGCGGAGAGCGGCCCTGA
- a CDS encoding PspA/IM30 family protein, producing MSGVMKRMGMIFRAKANKALDRAEDPRETLDYSYQKQLELLQKVRRGVADVATSRKRLELQLNQLQSQSSKLEDQGRKALALGREDLAREALSRRAALQQQVTDLETQHTTLQGEEEKLTLAAQRLQAKVDAFRTKKETIKATYTAAQAQTRIGEAFSGISEEMGDVGLAIQRAEDKTQQLQARAGAIDELLASGALDDPTGMAKDDIQAELERLSGGTDVELELQRMKAELAGGSSASQQAIEGGKDQSQSQSSSQPQDTPRFDKQ from the coding sequence ATGAGCGGTGTCATGAAGCGTATGGGGATGATCTTCCGCGCGAAGGCGAACAAGGCCCTTGACCGGGCCGAGGACCCGCGCGAAACCCTCGATTACTCGTACCAGAAGCAGCTGGAGCTGCTTCAGAAGGTGCGCCGGGGAGTGGCCGACGTCGCCACCTCCCGCAAGCGTCTGGAGCTCCAGCTCAACCAGTTGCAGTCGCAGTCCTCGAAGCTGGAGGACCAGGGCCGCAAGGCGCTCGCCCTCGGCCGCGAGGACCTGGCCCGCGAGGCGCTCTCGCGCCGGGCCGCGCTCCAGCAGCAGGTGACCGACCTGGAGACGCAGCACACCACGCTCCAGGGCGAGGAGGAGAAGCTCACCCTCGCGGCCCAGCGCCTCCAGGCCAAGGTGGACGCCTTCCGTACGAAGAAGGAGACCATCAAGGCCACGTACACGGCGGCCCAGGCGCAGACCCGGATCGGCGAGGCCTTCAGCGGCATCTCCGAGGAGATGGGCGATGTCGGGCTTGCCATCCAGCGGGCCGAGGACAAGACCCAGCAGCTCCAGGCCCGCGCCGGCGCGATCGACGAACTGCTTGCCTCCGGCGCCCTGGACGACCCGACCGGCATGGCCAAGGACGACATCCAGGCCGAGCTGGAACGCCTGTCCGGTGGTACGGATGTGGAGCTGGAACTCCAGCGCATGAAGGCGGAGCTGGCCGGCGGTTCGTCCGCTTCACAGCAGGCGATCGAAGGCGGCAAGGACCAGTCCCAGTCGCAGTCGTCCTCGCAGCCGCAGGACACCCCGCGTTTCGACAAGCAGTAG
- the pspAA gene encoding PspA-associated protein PspAA produces the protein MIVRIMGEGQVRLADGHLTELNKLDTILLTEVQNGDGPAFRQTLQALLAKVRELGEPLPDDSLEPSELILPAEDATLEEVRDLLSDDGLIPG, from the coding sequence ATGATCGTACGGATCATGGGGGAGGGGCAGGTGAGGCTGGCCGACGGCCACCTCACCGAGCTGAACAAGTTGGACACCATCCTCCTCACGGAGGTCCAGAACGGCGACGGCCCAGCCTTCCGCCAAACCCTCCAGGCCCTCCTGGCAAAGGTCCGGGAACTGGGCGAGCCCTTGCCGGACGACTCCCTGGAGCCGTCGGAGCTGATCCTCCCGGCCGAGGACGCGACCCTGGAGGAGGTCCGGGACCTGCTGAGCGACGACGGCTTGATCCCGGGGTGA
- a CDS encoding sensor histidine kinase: protein MAPVPPPAGTRTLDRARCQAKAHPSALDAALAAAVLVCMVAGSFVDPHGDNGVSWGLRTPAPLSLILMAVGAAALVKRRRAPMLVLAVTATASLIESVTSDPRAPVAMSAVVALFTVAVTTDRSTTWRVALLTMTVLTGAAMLGGPLPWYAQENLGIFAWTGMAAAAGDAVRSRKEFVHAIRERAERAERTREEEARRRVAEERLRIARDLHDVVAHHIALVNVQAGVAAHVMDKRPDQAKEALAHVREASRSALNELRATVGLLRQSGDPEAPTEPAPGLDRLEELAGTFRSAGLQVEVARADNGTTLPAAVDLAAYRVIQEALTNVQKHAGTEAKAEVSVVRVGPNVEVTVLDNGSGEDHDPDSGGGHGLLGMRERVTALRGTLTTGPRYGGGFRVHAILPVKTRPRASGDPV, encoded by the coding sequence TTGGCCCCCGTTCCGCCCCCGGCAGGGACCCGCACCCTCGACCGGGCCCGCTGCCAAGCGAAGGCGCACCCTTCCGCCCTGGACGCGGCGCTCGCCGCCGCGGTGCTCGTCTGCATGGTCGCCGGATCCTTCGTCGACCCCCACGGGGACAACGGTGTGAGCTGGGGCCTCCGCACCCCCGCCCCCCTCAGCCTGATCCTGATGGCGGTCGGCGCCGCCGCGCTGGTCAAACGCCGCCGCGCCCCCATGCTGGTGCTCGCCGTCACCGCCACCGCCTCCCTCATCGAGAGCGTCACCAGCGACCCCCGCGCCCCGGTCGCGATGTCCGCCGTGGTCGCCCTGTTCACCGTCGCCGTCACCACCGACCGCTCGACGACCTGGCGCGTCGCCCTGCTCACGATGACCGTGCTGACAGGCGCCGCGATGCTCGGCGGCCCCCTCCCTTGGTACGCCCAGGAGAACCTCGGCATCTTCGCCTGGACCGGCATGGCGGCCGCCGCCGGCGACGCCGTACGCAGCCGTAAGGAATTCGTGCACGCCATACGCGAGCGCGCCGAACGGGCCGAACGCACCCGCGAGGAGGAGGCCCGCCGCCGGGTCGCCGAGGAACGCCTCCGCATCGCCCGCGACCTGCACGACGTGGTCGCGCACCACATCGCCCTGGTCAACGTCCAGGCCGGAGTCGCCGCACACGTCATGGACAAGCGCCCCGACCAGGCCAAGGAAGCCCTCGCGCACGTACGCGAGGCCAGCCGCTCCGCGCTCAACGAACTCCGGGCCACCGTCGGCCTGTTGCGCCAGTCCGGCGACCCCGAGGCCCCCACCGAACCGGCCCCGGGCCTCGACCGCCTCGAAGAACTCGCCGGCACCTTCCGCAGCGCCGGCCTCCAGGTCGAGGTCGCCCGCGCGGACAACGGCACCACGCTCCCCGCAGCCGTGGACCTGGCCGCGTACCGCGTCATCCAGGAAGCCCTCACCAACGTGCAGAAACACGCCGGTACGGAGGCGAAGGCCGAGGTGAGTGTCGTCCGCGTGGGCCCGAACGTGGAGGTCACCGTCCTCGACAACGGCTCCGGCGAGGACCACGACCCCGACTCCGGCGGCGGGCACGGCCTGCTCGGCATGCGCGAGCGCGTCACCGCCCTGCGCGGCACCCTCACCACCGGTCCCCGGTACGGAGGCGGCTTCCGCGTGCATGCGATCCTGCCGGTCAAGACCCGCCCACGCGCCTCGGGGGACCCCGTATGA
- a CDS encoding response regulator transcription factor: MTTIRVLLADDQALLRSAFRVLVDSEPDMEVVGEASDGAQAVRLAKEERVDVVLMDIRMPGTDGLAATRMISADPSLAHVRVVILTTFEVDDYVVQSLRAGASGFLGKGSEPEELLSAIRVAAAGEALLSPVATKGLIARFLAQGGDLDDDRDPARAERLDALTVREREVLVQVAGGLSNDEIAERLEVSPLTVKTHVNRAMSKLGARDRAQLVVIAYESGLVRPRVE, translated from the coding sequence ATGACGACGATCCGTGTCCTGCTCGCCGACGACCAGGCCCTGCTGCGCAGCGCCTTCCGCGTACTCGTCGACTCCGAGCCCGACATGGAGGTCGTGGGAGAGGCTTCGGACGGCGCACAGGCCGTACGACTGGCGAAGGAGGAGCGGGTCGACGTCGTGCTGATGGACATCCGGATGCCCGGCACGGACGGCCTCGCCGCGACCCGCATGATCAGCGCCGACCCGTCGCTCGCCCACGTCCGCGTGGTCATACTGACGACCTTCGAGGTCGACGACTACGTGGTCCAGTCCCTGCGCGCGGGCGCGTCCGGCTTCCTCGGCAAGGGCTCGGAACCGGAGGAACTCCTCAGCGCGATCAGGGTCGCGGCGGCCGGAGAGGCACTGCTATCCCCGGTGGCGACCAAGGGCCTGATCGCCCGCTTCCTCGCCCAGGGCGGCGACCTGGACGATGACCGTGACCCGGCCCGAGCCGAACGCCTCGACGCCCTCACCGTCCGCGAACGCGAGGTCCTCGTCCAGGTGGCCGGCGGCCTCTCGAACGACGAGATCGCCGAGCGCCTGGAGGTCAGCCCCCTGACGGTGAAGACCCACGTCAACCGCGCCATGTCCAAACTGGGCGCCCGCGACCGGGCCCAACTCGTCGTCATCGCCTACGAGTCGGGCCTGGTCCGGCCGCGGGTGGAATAG
- the nadA gene encoding quinolinate synthase NadA → MTTAQTQELDVQPTPLALLLLGREADPSSERGVECPGDLPSPSDPDLVERARAAKEKLGDKVFVLGHHYQRDEVIQFADVTGDSFKLARDAAARPEAEYIVFCGVHFMAESADILTGDDQKVVLPDLAAGCSMADMATAEQVAECWDVLTEAGTAEQVVPVSYMNSSADIKAFTGKHGGTICTSSNAERALEWAFEQGEKVLFLPDQHLGRNTAVRDLGLSLDDCVLYNPHKPNGGLTVEQLRAAKMILWRGHCSVHGRFSLESVEDVRARIPGVNVLVHPECKHEVVSAADYVGSTEYIIKALEAAPAGSKWAIGTELNLVRRLANRFAPEGKEIVFLDKTVCFCSTMNRIDLPHLVWTLESLAEGNLVNRIEVDKETEAFAKLALERMLALP, encoded by the coding sequence GTGACCACCGCCCAGACCCAGGAGCTCGACGTTCAGCCGACGCCCCTCGCCCTGCTTCTCCTCGGCCGTGAGGCCGACCCGAGCAGCGAGCGCGGCGTCGAGTGCCCCGGTGACCTGCCCTCGCCGTCCGACCCGGACCTGGTCGAGCGGGCCCGCGCGGCCAAGGAGAAGCTCGGCGACAAGGTCTTCGTGCTCGGCCACCACTACCAGCGCGACGAGGTCATCCAGTTCGCCGACGTCACGGGTGACTCCTTCAAGCTGGCCCGGGACGCGGCCGCGCGCCCGGAGGCCGAGTACATCGTGTTCTGCGGTGTGCACTTCATGGCGGAGTCCGCGGACATCCTCACCGGCGACGACCAGAAGGTCGTCCTCCCCGATCTCGCGGCCGGCTGCTCGATGGCCGACATGGCCACCGCCGAGCAGGTCGCCGAGTGCTGGGACGTGCTGACCGAGGCCGGGACAGCCGAGCAGGTCGTGCCCGTGTCGTACATGAACTCGTCCGCCGACATCAAGGCGTTCACGGGCAAGCACGGCGGCACGATCTGTACCTCGTCGAACGCCGAGCGGGCCCTTGAGTGGGCCTTCGAGCAGGGCGAGAAGGTCCTGTTCCTGCCGGACCAGCACCTGGGCCGCAACACGGCGGTCCGCGACCTCGGCCTGAGCCTCGACGACTGCGTGCTCTACAACCCGCACAAGCCCAACGGGGGCCTCACCGTTGAGCAGTTGAGGGCCGCGAAGATGATCCTGTGGCGCGGCCACTGCTCCGTGCACGGCCGCTTCTCGCTGGAGTCGGTGGAGGACGTGCGGGCCCGGATCCCGGGTGTCAACGTCCTCGTGCACCCCGAGTGCAAGCACGAGGTCGTGAGCGCGGCGGACTACGTCGGCTCAACCGAGTACATCATCAAGGCACTTGAGGCGGCCCCGGCCGGTTCCAAGTGGGCCATCGGCACCGAGCTGAATCTCGTACGACGGCTCGCGAACCGTTTCGCCCCCGAGGGCAAGGAGATCGTCTTCCTCGACAAGACGGTCTGCTTCTGCTCGACCATGAACCGCATCGACCTCCCCCACCTGGTCTGGACCCTGGAGTCCCTCGCCGAGGGCAACCTGGTCAACCGCATCGAGGTGGACAAGGAGACGGAGGCGTTCGCCAAGCTGGCGCTGGAGCGGATGCTGGCGCTGCCGTAG
- a CDS encoding iron-sulfur cluster assembly accessory protein: MSVSDETSTVTDGILLSDAAAAKVKALLDQEGREDLALRVAVQPGGCSGLRYQLFFDERSLDGDVVKDFGGVKVVTDRMSAPYLGGASIDFVDTIEKQGFTIDNPNATGSCACGDSFS, from the coding sequence ATGTCCGTATCGGACGAGACCAGCACCGTCACCGACGGCATCCTTCTGTCCGACGCCGCCGCGGCGAAGGTCAAGGCCCTGCTCGACCAGGAAGGCCGTGAGGATCTGGCTCTGCGTGTCGCCGTCCAGCCCGGCGGCTGCTCCGGCCTGCGTTACCAGCTCTTCTTCGACGAGCGCTCCCTGGACGGCGATGTCGTCAAGGACTTCGGCGGTGTCAAGGTCGTCACCGACCGTATGAGCGCCCCGTACCTGGGCGGCGCCTCCATCGACTTCGTCGACACCATCGAGAAGCAGGGCTTCACGATCGACAACCCGAACGCGACGGGTTCCTGCGCCTGTGGCGACTCGTTCAGCTAA
- a CDS encoding carbohydrate kinase family protein: MRIAVTGSIATDHLMTFPGRFADQLVADQLHTVSLSFLVDNLDVRRGGVGANIAFGMGQLGTAPILVGAAGSDFAEYRDWLDRHGVDTGSVRISETLHTARFVCTTDADHNQIGSFYTGAMSEARQIELKTVADRVGGLDLVLIGADDPEAMLRHTEECRTRSIPFAADFSQQIARMEGDDIRILLDGAAYLFSNEYEKGLIESKTGWSDEEILSKVGHRVTTLGPRGVRIESVGMDPIEVGCAEEERKADPTGVGDAFRAGFLSGLAWGVSLERAAQVGCMLATLVIETVGTQEYQLRRVHFMDRFTKAYGHDAAGEVRGYLG; this comes from the coding sequence GTGCGCATCGCAGTCACCGGCTCCATCGCCACTGACCACCTCATGACCTTCCCCGGCCGCTTCGCCGACCAGCTGGTCGCGGACCAGCTGCACACGGTGTCGCTCTCCTTCCTGGTCGACAACCTCGACGTACGCCGGGGAGGTGTCGGCGCCAACATCGCCTTCGGCATGGGCCAGCTCGGCACCGCGCCGATCCTGGTCGGCGCCGCCGGCTCCGACTTCGCCGAGTACCGCGACTGGCTCGACCGGCACGGCGTCGACACCGGCTCGGTGCGTATCTCCGAGACGCTGCACACCGCCCGTTTCGTGTGCACCACCGACGCCGACCACAACCAGATCGGCTCCTTCTACACCGGTGCCATGAGCGAGGCCCGGCAGATCGAGCTGAAGACCGTCGCCGACCGCGTGGGCGGCCTCGACCTGGTCCTGATCGGCGCGGACGACCCCGAGGCGATGCTCCGCCACACGGAGGAGTGCCGTACCCGTTCCATCCCCTTCGCCGCGGACTTCTCCCAGCAGATCGCGCGCATGGAGGGCGACGACATCCGCATCCTGCTGGACGGGGCGGCGTACCTCTTCTCGAACGAGTACGAGAAGGGACTCATCGAGTCCAAGACCGGCTGGAGCGACGAGGAGATCCTGTCCAAGGTCGGCCACCGTGTCACCACGCTCGGCCCGCGCGGTGTCCGTATCGAGAGCGTCGGTATGGACCCGATCGAGGTCGGCTGCGCGGAGGAGGAGCGCAAGGCCGACCCCACGGGTGTCGGCGACGCGTTCCGGGCGGGGTTCCTCTCGGGGCTGGCGTGGGGGGTTTCGCTGGAGCGGGCGGCGCAGGTCGGTTGCATGCTGGCGACTCTCGTCATCGAGACGGTGGGTACGCAGGAGTATCAGCTGCGGCGGGTGCACTTCATGGACCGGTTCACCAAGGCGTATGGGCATGACGCGGCGGGTGAGGTTCGGGGTTACCTGGGCTGA
- a CDS encoding cysteine desulfurase/sulfurtransferase TusA family protein — translation MSYFDAASSAPLHPVARQALLASLDDGWADPARLYREGRKARLLLDAAREAAAEAVGCRADELVFTSSGTRAVHTGIAGALAGRRRVGRHLIVSAVEHSSVLHSAEALVAEGGSSTEVPVDRTGAVSVAAYADSLRSDTALACLQSANHEVGTVQPVAEVAEACRAVGVPLLVDAAQSLGWGPVEGAWSLLAASAHKWGGPAGVGLLAVRKGARFAPQRPVDERESGRAAGFENIPAVVAAAASLRAVRAEAAQEALRLRELTERIRARVPKLVPGVDVVGDPVRRLPGIVTFSCLYVDGETLLHELDRAGFSVSSGSSCTSSTLTPSHVLKAMGVLSEGNVRVSLPRGAVEEDVERFLAVLPGVVTGVREKLGAQAPVTLVEDDSLVVNALGKRCPIPVIELAKVIGDVPVGGTVRVLSDDEAARLDIPAWCEMRGQEYVGEEEGPAYVIRRVS, via the coding sequence GTGTCCTACTTTGATGCTGCCTCTTCCGCTCCTCTCCATCCCGTCGCGCGGCAGGCGCTGTTGGCGTCTCTCGACGACGGGTGGGCGGATCCTGCTCGGCTGTATCGGGAAGGGCGTAAGGCGCGATTGCTGCTGGACGCTGCCCGTGAGGCGGCCGCCGAGGCTGTCGGGTGCAGGGCCGATGAACTCGTCTTCACGTCCTCCGGGACGCGGGCCGTACACACGGGGATCGCGGGGGCGTTGGCGGGGCGGCGGCGCGTCGGGCGTCACCTGATCGTGTCAGCGGTTGAACACTCTTCCGTGCTCCATTCGGCCGAGGCACTGGTCGCGGAGGGCGGTTCGTCGACCGAGGTGCCGGTGGACCGTACGGGTGCGGTGAGCGTGGCGGCCTACGCCGACTCCCTCCGCTCGGACACCGCGCTGGCCTGCCTCCAGTCGGCCAACCACGAGGTGGGGACCGTGCAGCCGGTCGCCGAGGTGGCCGAGGCATGCCGGGCGGTCGGGGTGCCGTTGCTGGTCGACGCGGCGCAGTCGCTGGGCTGGGGTCCGGTCGAGGGCGCGTGGTCGCTGCTCGCGGCCAGCGCGCACAAGTGGGGCGGCCCGGCCGGCGTCGGCCTGCTGGCGGTACGCAAGGGCGCGCGCTTCGCGCCCCAACGCCCCGTGGACGAACGGGAGTCGGGCCGCGCCGCCGGCTTCGAGAACATCCCCGCCGTGGTGGCCGCGGCCGCCTCCCTCCGCGCGGTCCGCGCGGAAGCGGCCCAGGAGGCGCTACGGCTGCGGGAACTGACGGAGCGGATCCGGGCCCGGGTACCGAAGCTGGTGCCGGGGGTGGATGTGGTCGGCGATCCGGTGCGGCGGCTGCCCGGGATCGTCACCTTCTCCTGTCTCTACGTCGACGGCGAGACCCTCCTCCACGAACTCGACCGCGCCGGTTTCTCCGTCTCCTCCGGCTCGTCCTGCACGAGCAGCACGCTGACACCCAGCCATGTGCTGAAGGCGATGGGCGTACTGAGTGAGGGAAATGTGCGGGTGTCGTTGCCGAGGGGGGCGGTGGAGGAGGACGTCGAGCGCTTTCTCGCCGTACTCCCGGGGGTGGTGACGGGAGTACGGGAGAAGCTGGGAGCGCAGGCGCCGGTGACCCTCGTAGAAGACGACTCGCTCGTCGTGAACGCCCTCGGCAAGCGCTGCCCGATCCCGGTGATCGAGCTGGCGAAAGTCATCGGAGATGTGCCGGTGGGTGGCACGGTCAGGGTCCTGTCCGACGACGAGGCGGCACGGCTGGACATCCCGGCTTGGTGCGAGATGCGGGGCCAGGAGTACGTGGGGGAAGAGGAGGGCCCGGCGTACGTGATCCGCCGGGTAAGTTGA